The DNA sequence TGAAGTCCCTGCAGCAATGTTTTTCGCCTTTGAGGCGCGCGGTAGCAGGCTTCCCACAACAACCTGGAGTCATTCATCGAATGAGGCCtcataaaataagattatgaTCAGTGTGAAATTAGTTTATAGCTACCTGAACAGGGCTGCTAGCAAGCATGACACCATCGACTCCACCACCTATGACAAGCCCATCCGGACCAGAAAGAATAACGTTCAGACAGCCGACTGGGCCTTGAGGCGCATCCACATCAAATTGTACATACGAACCGGTTaaactcaaaatatcaaaGCATCCCTATGAAAGAATGAACgcagagaaaaaataattgctACTGAGTCGAGAAGAAACAAGACAAGAACCAAAGAAACAAGGGAAGACAAATATCTTTCAATCAACAAGATCTAGTTTGCATAAGATTCTAAATCCAGATAAATGgttcaaaatgtaaaaaatggaATTAACGGCTATCTAGGTTCACTAAGAAAGAATGGAAATGAAGTTTCACAAATCAATATTAAGTTGAAGCTTGCATTAATTACATTGAGAAATATATGACAAATTCATAGTTTAAACTTCGAGCTATTAATAAAGTCTTAACAGCAGTAATGCAAGATATAGCCTTCAAGTTAAGGGAAGAAAAGGCATTTAAATTCGACGGACTACAATCTAACTCTCATAGCACTGATGCCTCTAGTTTTTACATTACATTTGCAATAAACAAATACCTCATATGTGACGCTCCCACCAGAACTCGATCTGCTAATATTTACAGCTGATACTGTACCATTTCCAGATAAAATGACTGTGATTTGTCGCCCCTGTACAAAAGACAGTACCTTTCTTTTGACATCCTGCAGAAAAACCATGGCAATAATAAACAAAGGATGTTCCGAAGTTGACGATTTGTTATCATCATTTAAGAAATGTCTTTGTGAAATGCCCTGAAAGACACACTACAAAGTATTTAGAccatatcaaattttaattaatgatgcAAGCCTTCCCATTCTCTTAGTCAGTCATGTTACACTCAGATTATCGAATTTTCTGTCATAGTTCATGACGAATTTAAGTTTTGGCACTAAATTCAGCCCTTATCCTCCAATTTCTCCTAACCAGGATGTATAGACTGGATGAAGATGTAAGCAAGATGTTTCCAGATCAGCAAAATGAAGAATCATAAGATTGAACaatattttccacaattttgttgccaaatatttaattgaaaagacTTTAtgtcattttactatttatgaaaGGTATTTCAAGTTTGGACGTCTTCTTTCTAGAAGTCCGTTAGCTAGACGACGGAAACAGGTGGAAGATGCTGGTAAATAAGTGATGTTAGGTGAATTCATTCATATAGCTGTGATAGCACTAACTTCTCCAACGGCAACATTGATGACATGCGGGACAAGTTTTCCAGGCCGGGTTAAGATAGATCCACCtgacaaaaatatgaattccaccacaaaatcaagaaaaattaaacacTTCAAATCGCCATGGAAGAAACATACCATAAACATTTGATTTGACACAATgctattaaatttgaaaaaaaattgagagacTACCTATATGAACATAACATGAAGACATTTggaaaggaaattaaacttttaatagaAGATACAGTAATAACGCTCTtattaaaatgagatatttgcATATGACAACACGGTGTAAGGATATTGCTGGATCATTATCATCaaataacttatttttcaaGGTTCGGAGAGATATCAAGAATTTCATAGCTATATATGGATGTATATGAGCATTTATTGGAGTTTCCTCAATAAGAGACTCTCAATAACATATGACAAAGTGACTAAACCTCGAATAGGTCTCTgaatgagttgaaaaggtAGCATTTTGAGCAAAGGTTCTGCTTGAAAATAACGCATATCGGCTAAATTAGGGAAAGTGATGCTTTTCACATCATATGCTCTCACTTTGACAAGCAAAACACATGCTTTCTACATTTACGAGATTAAAAATAACCTGTATATCTTCCTCCAGTCTGATTTGGTACTTTAAACATATCTGTCACTACTAAAATATTCCTTTGGAAAGCCATTGTGtgcgagagagagagagagagagggagacaGAGAGAAAGGTAGAGAGAAGCAGAGTGTGGAGACTGTGAACGGCAATTTATAGATAGAGGTAAGGGGTGAGTCAGCAGCTTGAGGTCAACTGACATGGTATTTACAGGTGGCACTATGTGTCCAGCCCCTTGTCATCAATCACGAGAATATCAGTTATTTCATACAGAGAAAGGTAAATGGTAAATCCGTAGCTGGACAATGCAAGTTAAGCGGATCTTTGAGGTAATAATCTTTCATTAGGATCACGAACATATATGTCAATCATCACTAGTGTCGTGAACGTACATGTGTATAAGTCTTTctgtaaaattatgtgaatGTCCAGTCTTTATATAAGGCTTTTACTTTGCAAAAATCTATAATTTACTATACCAGTAGTATATACTCACAAGTGCTTGTTGTACTAGTTTATATCACGGAATCCACACAATGAAGCACATGATTTGAGGCTAGCATTTCATAAGATTAtgactttaattttttaatcattttaacAGGTAACTCGTATCGCCCATACCATTTTCGAATTACGCATTTGGAAAGCAATTATTAGGATTAAAGACACCAAACAAGAAACTTCaatcattaaaaaaacttaaagAGTAATAATATCTAAACTCATTTATGAACATGCAACtatatacataaaatcaaCCAAAACTCATATTTGTTAGCTACCAAGAAATAGCAAGTAGCAATGAAACAGAGGgaaaaaaacaagatttaGAATTACCAAGGGGGATTTGTTGATGCTTTTGCCCCGTCCCTGGTGGTCTCCCTCTCCGCTTCTGAGTTGGTGTCACAAATGGCACGGGATTAGGCAAGGAGGGCGACAATGGCAATGAATTAGCACTATCACACCCATATTTCTGTGGCCTTCCCCTCTTCCTAGAAACAGGCTCCCCTTGCATCATAGCAGGAGGGGGGCCAGCACTCATCCCATGAGGTGACATTGTCGATGATCCCATCACATCCCTCTCCATGTTGGTTTGATACTGAAAACCGGGATTAGACAGCGAATTCATGCCAAGGTATCCCTGCAGTCCCATGACAGATTCGGCATTTCCTTGATGGAGATAATAGGAAGCCGAACCTTGCAGTGGTATAGCTTCCCTTTGATCCATATATTCACTACTTATAAATGGTTTCAGGCTGAGGTTCTCCAAATTTTCCAAACACAACACTTTGAAAATGGGTATCAGATCATATCTTCATCAAGCAAATCTTGGCTACTCCGGCTTGGATGCAATTTTGgcttaacaatttttttgacAATGCTTCTACCAATGCAATTTACATCACCCCAGCAGCTCTATTATGCAATGCAAgagaaaaatcaattcaagATTCTTGAATTGCAACAAAAACAGATTAAAATATGctatttacaaattactatTCCCACAATAGAAAAGACTGAAACTTGATAAGATGAAATCAAGGCTGAAACCATTTCAattgaagaagagaaaaggattaacaaaatttcaagACAACATACGCATTActaaatcaaaacaagaaaaaggcCTCATTTCAAATATGCAATTTTCTACTTTTGCATTCTCATCAAGCACAAAACATATCTGCAAACAAACACACATTTCATTTCACAACCCTTTAACAGCAGAAGGGAAAAAGAAGCAATAAAGGCCCACCTCAAGAGAGGAAACACCATTGCTCATGCCAAAAGCAGCCATGCAATAACATTTgaaacaattaaacaaaaaaaaaagtgttgaaGGGCGAAACGCGTTGATGAAAAAGAGAGTCTTTTTATGAAAATCAGGTAATACCGCAGCTTGTAAAATGAGACATTGATGAACTAACTCACCATGAAAGAATTCTCTTTTGAAAGAAGAGTGTTTCTTTTGCTGGGAATTTGTGTGATGTGGTTCACTGTGTGTAGAGAGTGAGGACTAGTGTGGTTCATCGTAAACAGCAGAGCAGCTGCAGCGCCGTCCGTCACCATTATAGACAAGTAAGACCTCAATTCAATGTGTGTTGTCAAATCTTTACAAGCACTGGCAACCCTCGCGCGTGCCTTTTGcatcacttttaattttcatatggACGCAGAAATCAAGGggctatttattaaaaaaaatattcaagtataatcatatactactactGTACTTGTTTAACTCTTTGACAGAAGCTTTTTTacaagaatttatatttatacttCTTCTATACTTCAAATAATCAAACTTTGGCGTCCATAAcaagtgattgatttttctttGGTAAAAAAGTAgtaacatatttttcttttttattttatttttttcactaacgttattctctctttcttagtTTATCCCTtaatttatctctcttatttttttctctctcatactttattctctccacttatttcaataaatatcatttcttaaatctcgtacTGAAAAAAAGTTGATCGCTTGCGGCAGAACAAAGAgtatgaatgaaaaaatattaagcaATAGCAATAGGCGGCCCAGCCACCGCCAAACGGTTCGGCGGTTGGCTGAGCGCCTAGCCGAGAGGCGGAAAGAAAAAAGCCCGAGAGCTCGGGCTTGGGCGACCGGTGCTGGGCGATGGTTGGGCGCCTATTGCGTGCCGAGCACCACCGtgccgatttttttttatttcctctaTATATACGACTCCTTGCACTTCAATTTATTCACACCATTACATGTTCTCTCTAGATAAAATGAATCACGATAGCGATTCCTCAACACCAGCGAATAATAATATCTGCGTGCGGAACGCAGTTCCCCAGCAGGAACTATGTTCGAACTTTCTTCGTGTCCTgtccaatttttaattttatagtactccccctatctcattagaaatgaaacgttttcttttttaggttgtcctaatgaaaatgaaatgtttcctaaaatggaaacaacactctctctactttttcttctctcttactttactctctcttcattaactcacaaaacaccaCTGCATAAAAATTATGtgccggaaaccaaatgttgcatattttattgggacggagggagtatttgtttaatttgatagtAAATGGGAGGGCTAGGCTGGGCTATGGGAAGTCTATGGCATTGGCT is a window from the Salvia hispanica cultivar TCC Black 2014 chromosome 1, UniMelb_Shisp_WGS_1.0, whole genome shotgun sequence genome containing:
- the LOC125208970 gene encoding AT-hook motif nuclear-localized protein 9-like, with amino-acid sequence MDQREAIPLQGSASYYLHQGNAESVMGLQGYLGMNSLSNPGFQYQTNMERDVMGSSTMSPHGMSAGPPPAMMQGEPVSRKRGRPQKYGCDSANSLPLSPSLPNPVPFVTPTQKRRGRPPGTGQKHQQIPLGGSILTRPGKLVPHVINVAVGEDVKRKVLSFVQGRQITVILSGNGTVSAVNISRSSSGGSVTYEGCFDILSLTGSYVQFDVDAPQGPVGCLNVILSGPDGLVIGGGVDGVMLASSPVQVVVGSLLPRASKAKNIAAGTSADSEDHTVGNLAVLDNA